From a single Sphingosinicellaceae bacterium genomic region:
- a CDS encoding sensor histidine kinase, with the protein MLAEQAHRTANDLSVVMAALHLAKTRPREGADRLETAMNQVMALAAAQRLLIPPMASCRRDVGDLVERVCRQISLARLAPNGIDLHVAADACIMDATTAWAVAAIIAELLNNAARHAFKDRTGTVRVELRYRNDFLIARVVDDGVGSGRRPDMRQVRAGSGAGVGSSIVHALARSVDATFERSASPDGTTAEFWLHVERSSLCA; encoded by the coding sequence ATGCTTGCGGAACAAGCCCACCGCACCGCCAACGATCTGAGCGTGGTCATGGCCGCTCTCCATCTCGCGAAGACCCGTCCCCGCGAGGGTGCCGACCGCCTAGAGACTGCGATGAACCAGGTCATGGCGCTGGCGGCGGCGCAGCGTCTCCTCATCCCGCCGATGGCCTCCTGCCGGCGTGACGTCGGCGACCTCGTCGAGCGCGTCTGTCGTCAGATCTCCCTCGCCCGACTGGCGCCCAACGGCATCGACCTGCACGTCGCGGCCGACGCGTGCATCATGGACGCCACCACCGCGTGGGCCGTCGCCGCCATCATCGCGGAACTTCTCAACAACGCCGCTCGCCACGCCTTCAAGGACCGGACCGGGACCGTGCGGGTGGAGCTCCGGTACCGGAACGACTTCTTGATCGCCCGCGTCGTCGACGACGGGGTCGGCTCGGGCAGGCGCCCCGACATGCGCCAAGTCAGGGCAGGTTCCGGCGCAGGTGTCGGATCGAGCATCGTCCACGCTCTGGCACGAAGCGTCGACGCAACCTTCGAACGTTCCGCTTCGCCCGACGGCACCACCGCCGAGTTCTGGCTGCACGTCGAGAGGTCATCACTATGCGCGTGA
- a CDS encoding VRR-NUC domain-containing protein, producing the protein MLLLMKAACLRRLTELNTLGPRDSLTRFLEAQFVINGAKMDSIVDAIGNAGTAEVRSNFEAIYAAGVAAYYPGVGLDLIEGLHAALGGARLAGIAARFAVDAYRYRAGWPDITAVRDGQMLFREVKTTDRLLASQIATISDVLLPEGLTVDVVQLSPIVA; encoded by the coding sequence ATGCTGCTCCTCATGAAGGCGGCCTGCCTACGCCGGTTGACGGAGCTGAACACGCTAGGCCCCCGGGACAGTCTGACCCGCTTCCTCGAGGCGCAGTTCGTCATCAACGGCGCGAAAATGGACAGCATCGTCGACGCGATCGGCAACGCCGGCACGGCGGAGGTCCGGTCCAACTTCGAGGCGATCTACGCCGCCGGCGTGGCCGCATACTACCCCGGGGTCGGGCTGGACCTGATAGAGGGTCTGCATGCCGCCCTCGGCGGGGCCCGGCTCGCCGGCATCGCGGCGCGCTTCGCCGTCGACGCCTACCGCTACCGTGCGGGTTGGCCCGACATCACCGCGGTTCGCGACGGCCAGATGCTGTTCCGGGAGGTGAAGACGACCGACAGGCTCCTCGCATCGCAGATCGCGACGATCAGCGACGTCCTGTTGCCCGAGGGCCTGACCGTCGACGTCGTGCAGCTCAGTCCGATCGTTGCGTGA
- a CDS encoding helix-turn-helix domain-containing protein, producing the protein MENAFYKAVGAKVREARDRAGMIQAELGAASGINRLYVGRVENGMQNASLLTIGRLARALNVTPATFFEGITLDGTGAEPGSAEADSRPEDVGA; encoded by the coding sequence ATGGAGAACGCCTTCTACAAGGCCGTCGGGGCGAAGGTCCGTGAGGCGCGGGATCGGGCGGGTATGATCCAGGCCGAACTCGGAGCGGCATCGGGCATCAACCGCCTGTACGTTGGCCGGGTCGAAAACGGCATGCAGAATGCCTCGCTGCTGACCATCGGCAGGCTGGCGCGCGCTCTCAACGTGACGCCCGCCACCTTTTTCGAAGGTATCACGCTCGACGGCACGGGCGCGGAGCCCGGGTCGGCCGAAGCCGACTCTCGCCCAGAAGACGTCGGCGCCTGA
- a CDS encoding GNAT family N-acetyltransferase has protein sequence MDIETGRLILRRLAKRDVDAMTRIMEDPEVVEFVGGGLTSSRAEVAAWIARDGRRVRETGFGARAITLRAGGDLIGWIGTSRSEDAPGRELTFGIAARYRRRGYGAEALAALIGATPRFPTYAWAESVNEASLRMLSGCGFRVIGRSSEAGGSCKVRLALKHSNTG, from the coding sequence TTGGACATCGAGACCGGGCGCCTGATCCTCCGGCGCCTGGCGAAGCGCGACGTGGACGCCATGACGCGGATCATGGAGGACCCGGAGGTCGTCGAGTTCGTCGGAGGCGGACTTACCTCATCGCGAGCCGAGGTCGCGGCCTGGATAGCGCGTGACGGCCGAAGAGTTCGCGAAACCGGCTTCGGCGCGAGGGCGATCACGCTTCGTGCAGGCGGCGACCTGATCGGATGGATCGGAACATCGCGGTCGGAAGACGCGCCTGGCAGGGAACTGACTTTCGGCATCGCGGCGCGCTATCGCCGCCGGGGCTACGGCGCTGAAGCCCTCGCCGCGCTCATTGGCGCGACACCTAGGTTCCCGACCTACGCGTGGGCGGAGTCCGTCAACGAAGCATCCCTGCGCATGCTGTCGGGCTGCGGTTTCCGCGTCATCGGTCGATCTTCGGAGGCTGGGGGCTCATGCAAGGTTCGGCTTGCATTGAAACACAGCAACACCGGCTAG